The following are encoded in a window of Panicum virgatum strain AP13 chromosome 5N, P.virgatum_v5, whole genome shotgun sequence genomic DNA:
- the LOC120676348 gene encoding protein LATERAL ORGAN BOUNDARIES-like — MASPSSTSNNSALSPVAAASGTTTPGAGAPCAACKFLRRKCLPGCVFAPYFPPEEPQKFANVHKVFGASNVTKLLNELLPHQREDAVSSLAYEAEARVKDPVYGCVGAISVLQRQVHRLQKELDAAHAELLRYACGDVGIPTALPVSAAPRLSTAMPRPGQFTTSAAAGMYSGRRLGLVDGIAPPPPPAGCYFMRNNNVISSPGVDVAPGLPYASMANWAVNAMSATTTTTSGSENIGLDHKEGGDSSM, encoded by the coding sequence ATGGCATCCCCGTCGAGCACCAGCAACAACTCCGCCCTCtccccggtggcggcggcgtcggggacgACGACGCCCGGTGCCGGGGCGCCGTGCGCGGCGTGCAAGTTCCTGCGGCGCAAGTGCCTGCCGGGGTGCGTGTTCGCGCCCTACTTCCCGCCGGAGGAGCCGCAGAAGTTCGCCAACGTGCACAAGGTGTTCGGCGCCAGCAACGTCACCAAGCTTCTCAACGAGCTGCTGCCGCACCAGCGTGAGGACGCCGTGAGCTCGCTCGCCTACGAGGCCGAGGCACGCGTCAAGGATCCTGTCTACGGCTGCGTCGGCGCCATCTCCGTGCTCCAGCGCCAGGTCCACCGCCTCCAGAAGGAGCTCGACGCCGCGCACGCCGAGCTCCTCCGCTACGCCTGCGGCGACGTTGGCATCCCCACCGCGCTGCCCGTCAGCGCCGCCCCCAGGCTCTCCACGGCAATGCCGAGGCCCGGCCAGTTCAccacgtccgccgccgccggcatgtACAGCGGCCGGAGGCTGGGGCTCGTCGACGGcatagcgccgccgcctccgccagccGGCTGCTACTTCATGCGGAACAACAACGTCATCAGCAGCCCGGGCGTTGACGTGGCGCCCGGGCTGCCTTACGCTTCCATGGCTAATTGGGCCGTGAATGCCATGAGCGCCACCACGACCACCACCTCCGGATCAGAGAACATTGGGTTGGATCACAAGGAAGGGGGAGACAGCAGCATGTGA